GATTGCTGAGCATTCCCAGCTTTGCACTATTTACGACAAACGCACAGTTAGTGCATGGATGGACGCGTTACGGCGGTGTGGTCGAGCTCGGCACCTTGCGGCTTGTAAAACTGCTGTAAAACATGTAAAAGCTTTCACTCTTAAACATGAAGTGCATTTAACACCATATCAAGAAGACCTAAATGCCATTGCACGACTGGTTTATCTCACTGTGGCTGAgtcaaacagaagagaaaccACAATTGATCAATTAAGGAACGACAAAGTAAACTTTGACTAGGAAGAGAGAATTTTGTTGAGTCATACGTCAACAACTGGAAATCGTGAATCACGTGATCATCTTGGAAAAGCGTACCGTGTCTTTGTTCTgcttcacattttatttttcgcAGCTCATGGTCTCGGCTTCTGGACGGACCGTTCAGCGGTGCATGAGGCTGCCGCACAGGGCCGGGtcgtccagctgcagcagctgattgaGGGGGGGGCCGCAGTTAACAGTGTGGCAGCGGACTCCATCACTCCCCTGCACGAGGCTTGTGTCCAGGGACACGCTCGGTGtgtcaggctgctgctggatgctggCGCGCAGGTGAGAGAGTCGAAAGAGACTCGAACCGAGGTTTTGGCTGACTGATGGACGATTCGTTCGTTCTGCCGTCCAGGTCGATGCTCGGAACATCGACGGCAGCACCCCGCTGTGTGACGCGTGTGCAGCTGGAAGCCTCGAgtgtgtgaagctgctgctggagtatGGCGCAACAGTTAATCCTCCCCTGTTCTCCTTCTCACCGCTTCACGAGGCTTGTATGGGAGGTGTGTCCTGCTAAATACAACATTACAGAGCGGTGTATTTTGAGTCAGTTGTTTGTGAGAAGGTGCTTCCTGCATTGCACATGCAGCCATTTAGAGTGGGCTgtgtggcctaatggataaggcatCTGACTTCAaatcaggggattgtgggttgGAGCCCTGCCGTGGTCGACATTTCTATTATTCCCATTTTAGGGAAAAATAAAGCATATCCCTGTCTAATGCTGAgtgagtttggggggggggggtgagagtgCTACAGGATTCTCAAATCACAGAATCTTGATTTTGTTCTACACAGAGATAATTCGGCATCTCTTTCACAACAGGGAACTCAGATTGCGTCCAGCTCCTGATTGATCGAGGAGCTTTCATGGAGGCCCATGACTCCCACTACGGGACACCCCTTCATGGCGCCTGTGCAAGTCAACATTATGACTGTGCCAAAGTTCTCCTCAATGCAGGTCAGTCCATATTTAGTCTTCAGCACACACGTGTTGCAAAGTaatttgggtaaaaaaaaaaaaagcaaaaacaagatAAGGATTATTTGCCATTTAAAACTGATGCTGATGAAATGGctatattttttgtttcttggTAATTGCGATCATTTTCGCCGTCACACTTTTGTTCTCTTTCCTAAAGGGGCCAATGTGAACGCTGCTAAACTGCGTGAGACAGCCCTTCATCATGCAGCCAAGACGAAGAGCGTTGACCTGATTGAGCTACTTGTGGAATTTGGGGGGAATCTGTACAGCAGGGATAATCTTAACAAGAAGCCGATCCATTACACCAGCCTGGGATCGCCCTCTTATCGCTGCCTCGACTTCTATGAGAGtaagtgtgtttatttatttgtgtgttttatctttCAGCAGAATAAACCTACAGCACGGCATAGTTAAACTATTCTCTCTGTTGCTCCCTCCTTCCTAGATACCCCACTCAGCCTACAGCAGATCAGCAGGGTGGCTGTGAGAGCGACTCTCGGGAGGAGAGCGTCTCAAGTTGTTTCCAGGCTGGGCCTGCCCAGTCGCATCATCGGTTTCCTTTCTTACATTCCACCTCCAGTTATTGAAATCTAATCATCTGTGGGGAAGCTTAGTCTCAGTCAGAGGACAGGATGTTAAGTTTAGCAAAAGTGCAGAACAGATGGAAATTGTTGAAGCCGGTTTTGATTTGAAGAgactaaaatgtaaatatgcagaCTGGAATTTTCGAGATGTTTGGGGTTCGGAAAGGATTCCCATCACCTTATAAACCTTTTTATACCTTATTGAGAGAAGTAGCTTAATATGAATCCATCAATTAATGTATTTGCatatattatgtatttatttttacatttgtaaataaTACAGATGTGTCTACCTCTTAcgtgtgtaaaataaatatgccATTATCTCACTATTTAAAAACAGTTCTCGCTGTTTTGTCTTCATTTGTAACTGAACTTTAatttcatttctatttattgCACCTCCCGGGATGATGTTATATCCAATAATTCTACACGCATCTACTTTGCTCAGGTGTCAAAGTACAACAGACAGGCATAGGTTGTCTTTCAGTCACACTCAAAACTCCTTCACGAgtacaaaacaaatgttttatttttttatccatccACAACTTCTCAGTGAATACATTCTAGAACATGATTCATTTTTCTCAGAGAGACACATGATCTCTTATTCCAGCTCAGCCACCACGGACAACAAAGATGGATTGACATGTTCAGCagggcaaaaacaaacaaactgagaaACACTGGAATGGATGGTGAAGTGGTATAAGTTTGTCTTGGATACATAAGAATCCTAAATCAACACACATTTAACTGGAGGgagtaaacaaacacatcagtcacaaaggcacctttttttttacaaactagTTACACTTGTTGAAGACTAAATTGGATTTATAATTGGACGGCaatgatttgattttttttttttttttttgcagtggcTATTACAATAGCAAAGCAAAAGCACGAAAAAAGTGGTTGCAAATAAATCCGCTAACAGACACGAGGCACACGAGTCTGTCTGAGATGAACCCTTTGTAAACCTTCGAGTCAACTTCTGAACTCTACACTCCAGTTTCCTTCCTCCTTAGCGACCCTCGTAACGTCTTGTCCAGTCTGGTTTGGGAGAGTGTCTGGGGCCTGCGTTTGTTGCCGGGGACAGGTGGACAGTCCTCCTTCGTCTCCTCGTCACGGATGGCGGATGAGATGACGGGGGAACGATTCGGCTTGGCTCCGACAGCTCCCCCCTGCTGAACCTTAGGCGAAGCCCCCTGTTGCTGGCCAATCGCCGTGCGTAGAGCGTTGAGCCATTGCTGCTTGTGGTAGACGTCGTTGGCGTGCAATGTGTGGGACTGGCCATGGGATGGATCCAAAGAGCTCACACGGAATGTGTTCTTagctagcacacacacacataagaaaaagaaatacagaaaagcaTAGACTGGGTATAAGTTTTGACAATTAGACATAAACTGCTGAACTGAATGGAAGGTTGGAACGTGTGCCCATgaagagagcccccccccccatcagttaAAACATGAGAAGCTGAAATCCGTTCATGTTGGAACAATCTAACCCTCAGAAATTCCTATCAATTAAATGATTGATACAAATTTAAAGAGAAATTGTCTCAGCAAAACTGACCATCTTGCGCGCAGCATAGACAGTAGGTGGCGTGCAGCCCGACCCACCTTTCTCTCCGTTGGTAAATGCCCCCCTGAAGGACCCCCCCGTGCGGACCTCTCCGTCCTGCACGTCCTCCAGAGCCAAGTCCCGAACGGGGATAGGCTGTCGATACACCTGGAAGCAGCTCCTGTCattccgggtcacgggtcggGTTAGGATCAAGAGCTCGGAGAAGAGGAACACGTGAAGCCTCTGTGAGGAAGAATACGAATGGAGAACGCAAACTGTTTCAACGCGAGGCAAGAAGCATGTAACGAATGATCTCATTTGCATCTAGATCATATTCTCACCGAGCCACTCTTGTTCCGCAGCTCTCCGTAACAAAGCAAGGTCTTACAGTTGTCTATGAGGGGGTCCCGTTGCTTATCTTCCAGGTACTCCAGCTTGTTGATATAATACTGGCACTCAGACTCGCCTTTTCTCATGTTGATATCAGATAGTATCTCCTGAATAATAGTGATCTGTACAGTTACAGAAAGATTTCTCAGTTATGCTATTTGGATTTACTTGGATTAGAACATTCAGCGGTTAAATATCAGCAACAATGCTGTCTGTAATTGCAAAAGTATGTAAGGAGCATAATCATACAGCTTTCTCCAGACTTGTTACGTCTGCGTGATCGGGGGGAGTGTGTCTGAGGATCTCTCGCAGCAGCAGTGGATATTTCACCAAGCGTGAACGTGGGATGTCCAGGAAACTCCAGAggtccagcttcctgctgaagGGAGACTCCAGGCAGCGCTGCAGGAAGTCCTGCACCCGCCAGTCCTGCTTTTTCTGGTCCAGCAGGGCTTTGGCTGCAAGCTGGTTGCTGCAGTAGTCTTTGTAAGCATTCAGACCCGGCAGCTAAGAGGATGCAGTCATTTTAACAGGCTGAAGAgacaaaaaagcacacacacacacacacttcttctggtgtgtttgcatgttaaTGTACATACCCAGTGTATAACAATCTGTCCAATCTCAGCGACCGTTCCATCAGGACTGGTTCCGTCCATCAGTTTCATCAGTAAGTCTGCATATAAATAAAGTAGTCAGCAATACTTGTTGGCGAGTAAAGACAGCAATGGAACACGGCACCCAACACGTTGCTCTTACCCTCATGTAATGGGATGTAAGCATCAAGGTTCCCAAATATGTGAGCGAGTTCCTCCTCCGTCATAATGGAGAGTTTTAGCATCGGATCATGGTAAGCCTGGGATTGAAAAATTCACATTGTAagcacaaagaataaaaaagaagaagatttgtTTGGGacatattttaaatcaaaaatattcaaaCCTTTCTTGCAAGTTGGAGATCTTCGATGAGGTCCTGCTCGCCTCTGTAAAGCTCGTAAATTGCCTGGAGAGGACATTGCAAGAATAAGTCATCTTTCTGTGAATTTTTAACACGAccaagtctttaaaaaaaaaaagatcaaagttCAAAACCTCTTGTCTCTTGATCTCTTTAGTGGAGAACGTGCTCTTCTGATGGACGTCCAACGTCTCCGACCAGAGCGTGCTGTGTCTTCGTTTGGTGGGCGTGGGGCCGGCCATTTTGCTGCCGGTTTTACGGGACGTCCCCGGTGACTTATCACCCCGTAATGACATTGACTaggaaaagaaaagtattttacTCTCAGAGACACCGCGTGTTCTCATTAACACTTCCATTATAAATACTTTATAGAGTAGCAACAAGCGCATGCTACTTGCCTGGATGGTCTGGCCGAAGCGCCGGACTGCTCCAGTCTTTGACGGAGATATTAAGTTAACGAGGGATGAAACTTTGGCCAGCGATCGCACACGCTTGTTATTGGGTTCCTGGGAATCAAAGAGGAATCAGAAAAAACTTTAGACTGTCATACTATTACTATACCGGTACTTTTAATGATGTAATATTGTTTATTgcaagggggaaaaaaaagtgacattttgCAAATGTACAAATTAGATAACGACTCCTTTAAGTGTTGCATctatttctattattatttacaatataATATTTGACAGCACTGTTTTGCTTTTGAGAGATTTATACTGCTGAGAAAGCCtccaaaattatattttaaacagAAATGATTCACTTCCCTAAATTCTCATCGCTCTCAAAGCTCACGGGGGACATGTTAAGTGGAGCAGCTCGAGCGGAGACATGAAGCAGCGAGACAGGGAAGTGCCTTCCCTCTCACCTTGAGGTCGAAGCTGGAAAGACTGACTGTGTCATCCTCCTTTTCTTTGCGCTTTCTCTTCTGAAGTGACACAAAAATACACGCGATTTATCTGCACAGATCTGACGACAGCATGTTTGTAGCAATCCATCACAATCATACGACTGATATGCACGGATGCGTACTGTGTAAATGACAGTTTGGCTTTCGTATTGACTCACGAGACTGAAGTCCCACGGAGTCCCAGGAGTCAGGAAGGTGAAGGAGCTTCCTCTCTGCAGTGGAGGTCTgcagaaaagaagacaaataagatgggaaaaaaaaagccatatTTCCATTTTTGATGTGACAGCTTTGcctgtcttatttatttttttactgtctgTAACAAATGTTCTGCAGAAGATTTGCAATAACAATTAATagaattataattattatatgcaGACAATGGCAGCTGAAACAGGCTCCAGATAGAAAGTCAAGGCATCATGTAAATATAAAAGATTACCGCTTGGTTGATTTCTCAGTAGCTAGGTTATGACAATGCTTATAAACAGGAGAATGCATATCAGCTCATTTAATATGATATATGCCCTTATTTTAGATGCCGTGTTCCAAATTCTGTGCTCCGACAACAGAAGCACATTAATGTTTTAAACCATAAAAGGAGCTGGAGTGCTCTCTGCAGAATAAAAATCTGTTATCGTGGCAAAACAATGCAGCCACAGAGTTCAAATGTTGCCTTCTTAGAGAATGAGGCTTTCAAGGCCAAGGTCAGCTGACTTCCTCTTAATCATACATTCATACCATGATGGAAATAACAAAACAGTGAGTGGTGACTGAAAACTCCAAGAAAGTCAAAAggcaaacagagaaaaaaagttATTAATCCCATTAATCTCAGTACAGATTTTTATTGGCAACATTTTTAGTTTGCCTGAATCACAAGCCGTTAAGGAAACATGTCAGGATACATATAAAATCAGTATGATGAtgatataatttatttgtgCATCTAATTTAGATTACTGAAATTAATagtctatatttatatatttccacaatgagaaaaaaaagctgaatatctgctaatcttgttttttttttttattccatttcaaATGACTCTAAATAGACTAACATTGGGCTGAAGACTATTGACAGACAATATGAGCCATCTTTTTGGTGCTTTTCAAGAATTGTCAAAATCTTTGTCTTTTAATAGAAAAACGAAATCGAATATAGTATCGATGATATCAAACTGGAACGTATTCATGAttgaacaacaaaaaaagaagaattttaataataataatgtcggTGTTCTGGATAATACGAGCTGCATTTGAACGCATCGTACGCCTGTTCATGCCGGCCCTGCCCGTCAGTTCGCTGATAAGCTAATGCTCGAAATGATAATCAAGCCACGATCATTTCAAAGCAGGCTTTCCGAATGAATAGTTAAATGTAATGATCTCACATTTCTTTAATGTGCACAACTTACTTCTTGGAGTTGTTTCTGCGGAGAGTTCGCGGAGAGGGCTCCGCGGCGCTGTTGACACTCGTAGCGGACGTCCTCGACGGCGTTCCACGCAGTTTATGCTTTTTATGCTCCACGCTCCCTTCATTTACTTCTTCAATCTCTTCCATTTTGCATGAGGATGAGTCTTAGTGGCTAATCGAAGAAGCGATCAAGTCCAGAGAACTGAGAGCCGGACCGATGTGTACAAAAGAAAGGACAAGATCGCTGAGCTGACAACAAATCACGCACCACGGCGGAAGTTTGAATATGGCGGATTATTGGAAATGGACCAATCAGGAAAGCCCTCAGAGGTCTGCTGCTTGGATACCgtgaggtgggaggagccagagaGAAATCGAACAGAAAGCAGGCAATCTGCTGGACAAATTAGATTTTacagataaaacacaaactATTTGAATCCGGGGGGAACTATGAAGTCATTTCTTGACTTGACATACATGggagcttttattttaattaagaaaacagttcatttaattaattgaggtttttttttttatcttgataaTCAAAATATTATATCCAATATTGACCCTTTGATGTCGCTGCAAAGTTTGCCTTGTCATCTTATTGTTACTGCCATTCACTTCTCTTTGTCATTTCTCAAGAATTCCTGTTCAAGTTGTTGAATTTTAAGTGTTAAACGACCACGTGATTACTTCTTTGGGAGACTCAGGTGTGTAAGGAGCAGTTTGAGCTCTTTAAGTACTGTCtgattcaattaaaatgttttatgggGAATACATGTTTTTTAAAATTATGAACAACATGTTAGTATAGCTATACGCTTTTATTTAAACCAAGTACAATACAaaatacatacatgcatacacacacacacacacacaaccatgtgAGTATGTACGGAAATGAGAAGCATACCAAAAGGTGTTAAGAGACCTTATCAAGGGAAATTTAAAATGAGAATCTTCAgcctctaaaataaaaacacattcttctttCAAGTGGAAATTTAAGCCAAATgcaatacagtatataaccagtaggtatatatatatatatatataaacttccCTGTACAGCCTGGTCTGGTGTAGAGTAAATTATGTTCTGCAGTTACCTTTCACTCTACATTGCCAGTAAAAACTATTGATCAGAAGTTATGTCGATGATCTTAAATATCTAAAAGGTAATAAACATTGAAGCtatagtagtaataataatggatGTGTATTTGTGGAGGATGCATGGTTGAGTTCGTGGCCGATGCAACATAACAAGAAGCAGGGCAGCAGCTGCAATCGGTTAGTGCATGGAGAGGAAGAGTACTTTATACAAATGTGACCTACTTATTGCCATCTCTAGAACATATTTCAGTTTTCTCATGAAAACTCTGGAACTGTTGATGATCCACCTCCCAAAATGCTGATTTCATATGGTGCTAGAGACAAGGTGCAAACATCTACGTCACCAAATGAAACCAGGC
The sequence above is drawn from the Brachionichthys hirsutus isolate HB-005 chromosome 5, CSIRO-AGI_Bhir_v1, whole genome shotgun sequence genome and encodes:
- the LOC137894089 gene encoding ankyrin repeat and SOCS box protein 13-like — its product is MELTRARPSLYGELAHGLGFWTDRSAVHEAAAQGRVVQLQQLIEGGAAVNSVAADSITPLHEACVQGHARCVRLLLDAGAQVDARNIDGSTPLCDACAAGSLECVKLLLEYGATVNPPLFSFSPLHEACMGGNSDCVQLLIDRGAFMEAHDSHYGTPLHGACASQHYDCAKVLLNAGANVNAAKLRETALHHAAKTKSVDLIELLVEFGGNLYSRDNLNKKPIHYTSLGSPSYRCLDFYENTPLSLQQISRVAVRATLGRRASQVVSRLGLPSRIIGFLSYIPPPVIEI
- the LOC137893800 gene encoding neuroepithelial cell-transforming gene 1 protein-like, which translates into the protein MEEIEEVNEGSVEHKKHKLRGTPSRTSATSVNSAAEPSPRTLRRNNSKKPPLQRGSSFTFLTPGTPWDFSLKRKRKEKEDDTVSLSSFDLKEPNNKRVRSLAKVSSLVNLISPSKTGAVRRFGQTIQSMSLRGDKSPGTSRKTGSKMAGPTPTKRRHSTLWSETLDVHQKSTFSTKEIKRQEAIYELYRGEQDLIEDLQLARKAYHDPMLKLSIMTEEELAHIFGNLDAYIPLHEDLLMKLMDGTSPDGTVAEIGQIVIHWLPGLNAYKDYCSNQLAAKALLDQKKQDWRVQDFLQRCLESPFSRKLDLWSFLDIPRSRLVKYPLLLREILRHTPPDHADVTSLEKAITIIQEILSDINMRKGESECQYYINKLEYLEDKQRDPLIDNCKTLLCYGELRNKSGSRLHVFLFSELLILTRPVTRNDRSCFQVYRQPIPVRDLALEDVQDGEVRTGGSFRGAFTNGEKAKNTFRVSSLDPSHGQSHTLHANDVYHKQQWLNALRTAIGQQQGASPKVQQGGAVGAKPNRSPVISSAIRDEETKEDCPPVPGNKRRPQTLSQTRLDKTLRGSLRRKETGV